atgctccgtttggttgctaagaaaatactagaaaagaaaagtaacaaAAAACAGGAGGAACTGAACTGGGGCTAATTAAACTGAATGGCTTAGTTTCGACGGGTCTATTTCATTTTCTGAAAACCAAAACGACATGAACCATAAAACCcagaatttcaatttctttcatttttctcagcagccaaacagggattaaaaattaaaccaaCAAAGAAATCATGTGTAAGGGGTACCTTGGTTGAATCAGCTTGGGAGACAGTCTGTTCCCAGAACCAATCACATATGGATCGATCAACCCGGTGTCCGGTGAGCTGTTTCTCCAGCATTACCTCTCTGTAAACAATCACCAAATCACAGCAATTCTTACAATTCCTCCCCGTCAATTCAATTGAACAAAGAAAATGgatcaaatttgaaattggggTACAAAACGAATCAGGACTAGTTCGGGGTTGAATTTGTTCTGGGTTTCATATGAATGCAAGTCTTCTAATCAAATCCAAgcaaacaaaccaacaaaaacCCAGAAAAGAGTGAGATTTGATTTCATACCCAGAAtcagaaagaagaaaaatacacTGCAACATGGCTCTCGCTTCGCGGGACCGACAGAAACAAAGAAGAGATGGGGTATGGCTTCGTGGGAAACTCCACTACTGGAGATGCCAAGCCTTCTGTTTGAAGAGGGTTCAAACGACCGCTCCGAACGCCCGAGAATAATGgtaaatataatttctttttctaaaaaatttaaaataattatttcttccCTGATTTTGCATTAgtaatcattaaaataaaataaaaaataaaaaataaaaaatcaagaagaagtaGTTCGAGTGAATTTTGCCGGTTTCTactcaaataaataattttagtgaaaatattgaaagtgtttttaaagtaataacttattaaatcaattttcagatttttaaaatttatcaaatatttattttgtcttaaaaatatttataaattaaaaatattttttaaaatcattattaaatatacttgatgttataattaaaaaaatatttttcaaataaaaaattaatatatatatatatatatatatatatatatatatatatatatatatatatatatatatatatatatatatatatatataaaaggcaTTTTCACTACTTCTATGTtgctttacaaaaaaaataatccatGAACCCTCAATCCATATCCTCTATatgatgggttttttttttttttccttagggataaatttataaacaaaattttattcctaaaagCATTGTAAAAcctaatttgtaaaattattatccAATTAATCCTggacattttgagaaaatttatatttaacttaaaaataaataaatcccaTATAGTTGTACTTGTATATGACATCAGCCCTTGTTTTGCAGTTATTTtgtgtaaaaattttaaaaatattttctaaatttttcaatcattttttagactaaaattatttcctaaaagCCTTGTCAATAAAAGTGCTATTGAGTTTTGACAGAGTGAAAATGTTGATCATACAAAACGTTTAAGatcccagaaaaaaaaaaaaagaaaacgtCATAAAGAGCATCTGGGTCTGCCCTGTGATATATCTCCAAGGAGCTTATCAAGAACCAAGTTTGATACAATCCGGTACAGTAACAATGTACATGCCATCACCCACTTCCCAGCTTCCATCTTTCTCTCTGAAAACTCAGACCACGCTGAATGCAGACTGTAATGTGGATGAAACCCGGGAAGCGATGGTCTGGGAGGCAAATGCCTGAATCTGCTTCTTGGCATCTGAGAGAAGAACAAGAAGTAAAGAATGAACAAGATTGAGAAGCCACAAGAGACTGAAAAGATTGGCTATGATAGTAGTAATAGTGCCAGAAActgaaatgataaaaagataaaatcaaaGAAGCTGAACAAACAGTCTGAAAGAGGATAGTTATGTTGACTAGCTTAACCATCTTTAGTGCAATCAAGAAGGGTATATCAGGACATCCCGTGGATATGAATGCCAATATCAGTATAACTGGATAAATGATACCATACAACATCATTAAATATCTAGTCACAAAGAGCTTTTGGTTCTAATTTGTCGTTTGGCTCGATTTAGGGCCACATCAAGTTACTCCACATATATTTCCTGTGCCATGGCTagttatttggtaattggtactAAGTGAAATCCTAAATGCGTAGTTTCTACATGAAGATGAAACAATAATCCTACGGTCGTTTAAAGTGGAACATTTACAGATTACATAAATGTGTGAAGATCACATTTTGGCAAACAAGATTAGGAGGGTATTGAATTATGATCAAGTCCAAAAGACTGCTTGCTCACCTTTGCGGCATTTGGTAAAGCCAATAATATTTGCAAGGCTGAGGGTTAAACAAACCCCTACAACTAGCAGATAGTCAGCTTGAAACCTTACGAGAGAGAATATCCCGAGCAAGATCCATACAACTGCCTACAAAATAAAAGGACAACAACCTTAGAGAACCAAATTTAACAGAAATTTTTTGCTGATAGTCAATAAACTACAAAATATGCCTTAAAACCCTTAACTCAGACCAGGCATGAACCTGCAGcaccaatttttaaatatttatcactttttaatattatgcCTATATTTTCAGCTCAAGTATTTGTTGCATTTCAAGTTCTTCATAAGAGtcttaaaatgaaattttttattaacatcttACTTTTTCAATCTAGTTCTGAATTCTACTAGTTTGCATGTGTTGGATTGTTTTCAGCAACTGCATGAATATCCCAGAACTTCCATATGGAATCTATACTAAGGATATTAGTAGGTTATGATCAAATCTTTACTCACCGCAAGGTAAAGGGTCCACCAGAATAGCCATGAATCCTTCTTGTTCATCCGAGCCAACGACTGTATCAGCGACAATGATAAAGATATTACCCAATGATAAAATTCATGCATAAGGACTCCAGAACAAGCCATCACATTTCATTCAATGGTGATCAAGGGAAAAGAAACTCATAACTAAAGTCCTATGAAATGCCAATACCAACCTCTTGGTCAAGGCATTCAAATCTCCACACACTCTCTCCTAGATCATTTATTTCGTTCCACCACCTCAAACCAACTAAGATGCGCCCACTCACATTCTTGACTACCCAGAAATCCAAAGCAGCAAGGAGTACAGTCACCACAAATATAATGACAAAGCTATCAACGAAAATGGTAGAAAGTATGTAAAACACCAAAGATGCAGCCTGCCAAAGACAAGAAACATAATGTGATGGAGTTGAATGTGCATAATAGAGAAGAACATGCAAATGACAGAGTAAACAGAACTAGACCTTGAAAAGGACGTGAAAGAAACAAATCTTTGGGTGGGCGTAGTTTTCCCCTGGAGGCTGTgcatcataaaataaaacaaaacttatttagaaaaaagaataacTTCAATAAGAACTTAGAATGAGAAATAAGCAAGCCGCTATCAAGAAACCCCATTCAGATGTTCCACTTTGACCAAACAGAATTCCTATCTTCTGCCTACCgtataattattagaaaaagtAGTAATTGAAGAGGGTCCAGAGTTCATGTTAAAATCCAAAATACATTGAGAGAAATTCATGATAGACATAATCCCTTCATTAGGATCCTTCAACATTGGTTCCCACCATAGCTGTATAAGTCGTGAGAGTATGATGTGTCTATATCATTTCAAAGAAGTTAAAAGGaactaaaaacaaagaaaaaaaaggaagaatggTGATATAATCATTTTTCCATCCATGTAGctctaaaagaaaaagtagagaTGTCCAAGCGACCAAGAGATGGGTGCTTCTCCCTTTTATATGATTCTGGATTCTTCTTCTAGTTACTTACTTCAAACTAAAAGGGGTCTAAGGGTTGATTCTTTGTCTATGATTGATTTCATCGATTGGTTAGGCTGTCCGTAAGGGGAGGGTTTTCTTGTTTCTGCTTGGTGCTCActtgtatacttcatgtgtacttAGTGTTGCCTTTTTTGGCTTTTCAATTTAATAcacttttacctatcaaaaaagaaatttctCCTCACGGAATGGATTTGAGTGAGTgaaaaaatcattgaaataCCCCATGCAGCCTTCTTGTTGATTATGAGATCATTTCATGAATTCAGAGAAGTCTAGAATGTCAATTTCAAAGGATGCAACATCAAAATACTTCCTAACATATTCCCACTAATTAAATTCTTACTTCGACCATTTTCCAAGCCAAAAAGCTTACACACACACATCACAGAAATCAGAAACTAGTTCTATGAAACACAATTTAACCAATTCTAGCAACCATTGATATTTTAAGCAGAAGACAGAATTAGCAGGCAAATTATTTTTGCACCATAATAGAAAGGTGTAAACAGCTACACCTAATACATTCCAGATTCTAGTctccataaaaatttattgtgGTCTTCCCTAGATCTAATACAAAATTTTAGACATTAAATTTCTGCATAAATCAAACCCATGGTCAACATTGCATTTCATTCAACCATAAAAAACGCAAATTATCAGTTTGGTTACTGATAAAACTTTAAATCACAGGGTTTTGAATCAAACCAAGTCAACCAAACCTAATATAACTAGCTCAGTTATTGTGagttcttctcattttcttggtTGCCAATTCTAGCAACTAGGTGTATGTTATGTAGAAGACAGTATTTTCAGGCAAAATTACTTTTTCTAGCTAATTAAAAGGTGCAAACTGCTAACGCAATACATTCTAAATTCTAGTTCTCATGTAGATTTCTTCTGGTTTTCCATAGAGCACAGATTTTTTGAGACATGAAATTTCAGCATAAATCAAAACCATGGTCAATATTATATTTCCTTCCTCATAGCAAACCCAAATTTTCAGTTTGATTGCCGAGAAAAATGCTGGAcgattaaagaaaatattaaaacttttgATCACGGAGTTTGGAATTAAAGCAAGTTGACAGCTCAATCGAACCTAATGTAACTAACACAGTTACGGTGagtttcttcttattttcttctaaaCCAAACAACATCAATTCTAgacatcaaaaaaaaaaaaaaaaaaatcgagctTTCCTTCTACAAAATCGAATATAAGGAACACCCGTAGCAAACCCAAATTATCAGTTTTGTTGCCGAGAAAACCCAAATTAAAACTTGGAATCGCAGGGTTTTGAATCAAACCAACCCGTCCGCTCCACCAAACCTAATAAACTAGCTTAATTACGTGATTTTCTCCTCATTTTCTCGGAAACCAAACTACACCAAATCTAGAAATTAGCATTTCAGCAGAGATTTTACCATTTCAAATAATTAGAAAGAAACAAGGGCGTATAGATTGAGAAACCTTAACCCTAGCTGAGTCAACTCACCTGGTTCTGATCCATCCCGAAATTTGAAGAGATTGAAAGACCTTCTATGGATCTCTGTGTTACGAAAAAAAATGAGCAGGCCAAAAAATCTCccttattattatataaaaatcatataaataaaagtaataattaattataattatatcccaatttttaaaaatttatgctatattatttttatttaaaaataaataaattattagaattaacatagatgaaattttaatcttacataaatattttttgaattttgatttacaATTTTGCATGTAtacttattaaatttaattaattaattaattaatttcaaattattatttttaaattttttgtctaaatattttatcatatcaaatttgttttcataatacttaaaaaaataatttagtgaatgtttagaaaattttcatatttttttgtctttaaaatagaaaataatactaCTTTATGcctttaaaaatcaatttttaagaattttaaaatttaagttaataaattttttttgatatgttcatgtttttaaaatcattatttttttaaaagtaaatttctaaaaattcttataacttatacaaaagtaataaatattattattccaataggatttgtttaataatatttttaatttaaaatttttaaatgattattatAAATGGTTTTGCACAAACTTTTAATAGcaacatttattttgaaaacttcgttttaaaaattagttttctcaATTTATTATTTACGAAGACacttcaatattattatttttgctttgaattgttttttaaaacgcTTTTCATGTTTATTTGGAAAActccattttaaaaattagttttctcaAATTATTATCTATGAAGACACTTCAATATTACTTTTTTgctttcaattgtttttcaaaacactttgTAAACATTACAAAATCTAGTTATAAAacactttaattttattgtaatataattattttaagtgttTAGAACATGTTTTATGCAAATTGTTGAATCTAAAATTTTTTCAATATGTTTTTGAagatagaaaaatgttttttctttaacaaaaatagagattaattatttcaattaatatgataggttgttttcttttctttctttttttttttttttttgactctTTTTAATGCTTTGGCAACAGAGGAAGGAGAGGGGTGATGGTATTCTTTGAATGAGAGGCTGTGGATATAAGTTACAAGTTACAACAAAGTAAGGTGGGTCATTGTCTTATCCTAAGCCAAATCAACAAGAAGGGATGGACACAGAGAAACCCTCTCAAACACACACTCAAAGCTCTATACTCCTTCCAATCCAACTCCCTCGTCATAAGGAGTCATGGCAAGGTTGGTGGTGCAGCATCAGAATCAGCCTTCTTTCTCCCTTCTCCCCTCCTCTCTCTCTGACTTCAATGGCATCAGACTCACCAATCACATTCAGGTTCTCCCTTTTCTTCAACCCTTTTGTAGAAAACTTTGGTGATTTCATTGACATTGTTTGGTTTTGTTgggggacttggtgaattgttGCTGGGAACTTGGCAAAATCAATGGAATACGTGTTTAGGTTTTAGTTTTCAGCACATCCACTTGTTCAAAAACACAGAAAACCCATTACGTAGTTTGAAACAATTGAGTTGATTCAACTCATCATTTCCATGAATTGGGTTTTGAGTTTGCAAGTAATGGAAGGTATCTTCAAGCCTTGCGGAGGGTATAATCTGATTTTCTTTAACTTCTGCAGCTTAGAACTcgtaaattttttatatgtgaCAATCTAATTGTAATATCAATCGGGGTCAGAATGGTTTGTCTATATGTCTCAAACAagtgaaaaggaaaatcaaaggAACATGTCTTTAGGTTTTAGTTTTCAGCTAATCCACAAGTTCAAAACAGAGAAAACCCTTCACTTGTTTGAGGTCAGTTTTCTTGAAACAACTGAATTGATTCAATTCACCATTTCCATCAATTGGGTATTGAGTAAGTGAATAGTAAAACATATCAAGTATAGCAGGAATTCAGCTTCCCACATGTGGAGGGTGGGCTCATAATCTGATTTTCTTTAACTTCTGCAGATTAGAACTCATTAAGCTTTCTGGATATATCAACATATTTCAAGTGTCAGAATGgtttatctatatattttccaatttgCTTTGTAATAATAACATGTGTTTTGTAATATCTGTGTTTGGTTGCAGTGTAGGAGAAAGGTATGCCAGCCAAAAGGGGCATTACATGTTACGGCATCAGGTGAAAAGAAAATCCTTATGATGGGAGGCACTCGATTTATCGGTGTGTTTCTGGCAAGGCTTCTTGTCAAAGAGGGTCATCAGGTATTGAAAATATGGTTTCTAACAATAGGAAAACCGATTCTTTTGACTGTTAGAATGATTGAAGCACAAATTATTACTGGCAGGTGACTCTGTTTACTAGAGGAAAAGCAGCCATCACCCAACAATTGCCAGGTGAATCAGACAAGGATTATGCTGAATTTTCTTCCAAGGTATATTATGTACCTTGTCAACATGAATTCTCACGCCTTCATCCCCGGTTTCATTAGTATTCATTCTCTCTTGAGGAATGACCAGCATGTTCCAAGTGCATGAAAGttgtttcttgatttttttttttttttggtaggttTTGCATTTGAAAGGAGACAGAAAGGACTTTGAATTTGTGAAAACCAGTCTTGCAGCTGAAGGCTTTGATGTTGTCTACGATATAAATGGTGTGTGCAATGTACTTGATATATCTCTGCTTTCAATAAGAGACAcattctgttttcttctttcgagttcattcattatttatgagtatatttgacattttacttacaagaaaacaaatatctGACATAGGACGAGAGGCAGTTGAAATAGAACCGATATTGGATGCACTACCAAACCTACAACAGTAAGTTTTCTTAACAATCTAAAGTTGATTGTAAATTTGTAACTGATGCAGTCTGATCATCCATGCATAAGATCCTTGGATGATGTATTTTCAATGCTCTTTTGGCATTTGAAACTGAATCATACTTGTTTCCTGTGATGGTAATCACACATAGACTAAGATAACTTGGTAGAAGGCTTGATATTTGTGTCAGTAACCTAAGGTTTTTACCAAATCTCAGGTACATATACTGCTCTTCAGCTGGTGTTTATAAGAAATCCGATCTTCTACCACATTGTGAGGTAAGCTTGTGATCACACCTGTTTTTATGAGAGCTTGGACCTTACCTGAAGGCTTAAGTGTGACTTTGAAACCATGAACCATTTTCGGAATTTACTCACAACAAGTTTTAGAGATTTAGAGAATTCTGAGAATTATTTGGGCCTTTTCAAAGATGGGATTTCAAGAATTATTTGGGGTCTAACACCCTCTTTCAGACACCTCATACTCAGTTAATGATTTCAATATTTGAGAGATTTGAGCTAGCCTGGCAAAAATAGTGGGAATATCCTCTATTCTAGACTTAATTTAGGGTATTAAATGATTAGAGCTGGGCCAAGTTCAATCTAGATCAAGCTCTGGTTAGCCTTTGTTTGTTGTTTACAGCCCTACATTATTGACAGTAGACTTACAAATGGGTGTTCATGAAACGATAAATTCCTGCAAACTTTCATGTTCTTTTTTCCTCTCCAATACCATGTTTTCCCCCTTTGCCTAGAATTTTTCGATATTACTGCTGACCTGCTGGTGGCTTGTGTAGACCGATGCAGTTGACCCAAAGAGCAGGCACAAGGGGAAGCTCGAGACAGAGAGCTTGCTGGATTCAAGGGGTGTTAACTGGACTTCTATAAGGCCTGTCTATATCTATGGACCCTTGAATTACAACCCTGTTGAAGAATGGTTCTTCCACCGGTTGAAAGCAGGTCGCCCAATTCCAATCCCCAACTCAGGAATTCAGATAACCCAACTGGGTCATGTTAAGGTTAGTGAAACTGCAATCCCAGTATCTCAGGACGGAACAACTCCAAGTCACACTGAAGTCCCACTGAAGTCCtggttttttctttaaaaaaaacaagacacTTGGAACTGCTAACACCTCCTTTTTCTTCGACACACCCTTCAGCCAGGATGTAACATAGTGTGacaaaaatttgtatttatgATTTATGTTTGCTGAATGGAAGCGAGTTTCTCTAATGTGGTTTAACTCGAACACCTCCCAGGATTTGGCAAAGGCTTTTCTCCTGGTTCTTAGTAATGAGAAAGCCAGCAAGCAAGTCTTCAACATTTCTGGTGAAAAATACGTCACTTTTGATGGATTGGCAAGGGCATGTGCAAAGGTAACCCTGAAAATATGCTtacaaaatgggaaaaaaagaaaCCGAAAACTAAAGAACTTTATGAAATGGTTGGAGTTCTATGATTATCTTCACGTGTTTGTTTTGTGTGTGTCTTATAGGGTGCCGGGTTTCCTGAGCCTGAGATTGTTCACTACAACCCCAAGGAGTTCGATTTTGGCAAAAAGAAAGCATTCCCATTCCGTGACCAGGTAAAAATGGACTTCCTAACATGCAATTCCGATATGGGCTTACCAGAAA
Above is a genomic segment from Vitis riparia cultivar Riparia Gloire de Montpellier isolate 1030 chromosome 14, EGFV_Vit.rip_1.0, whole genome shotgun sequence containing:
- the LOC117929481 gene encoding chloroplast stem-loop binding protein of 41 kDa b, chloroplastic, which gives rise to MARLVVQHQNQPSFSLLPSSLSDFNGIRLTNHIQCRRKVCQPKGALHVTASGEKKILMMGGTRFIGVFLARLLVKEGHQVTLFTRGKAAITQQLPGESDKDYAEFSSKVLHLKGDRKDFEFVKTSLAAEGFDVVYDINGREAVEIEPILDALPNLQQYIYCSSAGVYKKSDLLPHCETDAVDPKSRHKGKLETESLLDSRGVNWTSIRPVYIYGPLNYNPVEEWFFHRLKAGRPIPIPNSGIQITQLGHVKDLAKAFLLVLSNEKASKQVFNISGEKYVTFDGLARACAKGAGFPEPEIVHYNPKEFDFGKKKAFPFRDQHFFASIEKAKSVLGWKPEFDLVEGLADSYNLDFGRGTFRKEADFSTDDIILGKSLVLT
- the LOC117929690 gene encoding Golgi apparatus membrane protein-like protein ECHIDNA, translating into MDQNQPPGENYAHPKICFFHVLFKAASLVFYILSTIFVDSFVIIFVVTVLLAALDFWVVKNVSGRILVGLRWWNEINDLGESVWRFECLDQESLARMNKKDSWLFWWTLYLAAVVWILLGIFSLVRFQADYLLVVGVCLTLSLANIIGFTKCRKDAKKQIQAFASQTIASRVSSTLQSAFSVV